Proteins co-encoded in one Fusarium musae strain F31 chromosome 3, whole genome shotgun sequence genomic window:
- a CDS encoding hypothetical protein (EggNog:ENOG41~CAZy:CE16), with protein sequence MGLGLLIQRTIAILSLAEKLGLELINLATGGATTNNDFVAGGTGAESTIPVPSAADQVLSFLSWDKPQAGDIFVHWIGANDILFNTSITGAQVTSLINENVNRLFQAGAKTIILANYLNATTFPATFNSSAYNVPSVQEYVPALTKGLEQIAAGYSAYAKTAVVDVQDLFNDMFSDPEAYGFDEDYVNPPTACLTGVYTSEGVPRHLCSDPEKHIFFDSYHPVKEVHALVAKLFVKSIEGFSA encoded by the exons ATGGGACTTGGCCTCTTGATCCAGCGTACTATCGCCATTCTTTCTC TGGCCGAGAAGTTGggtcttgagctcatcaacctcgcgACTGGTGGAGCTACCACCAACAATGATTTCGTCGCTGGAGGTACAGGTGCTGAGTCGACAATTCCTGTGCCTTCAGCTGCAGATCAAGTTCTGTCGTTTCTATCGTGGGATAAACCTCAGGCTGGTGATATCTTTGTTCACTGGATTGGTGCCAATGACATTCTTTTCAACACTAGTATTACCGGAGCACAAGTCACGAGCTTGATCAACGAAAACGTTAACAGACTATTTCAAGCCG GTGCAAAGACTATTATCCTCGCAAATTATCTCAACGCAACAACCTTTCCAGCAACATTCAACTCTTCAGCCTACAACGTACCCAGCGTGCAAGAATATGTTCCGGCCTTGACAAAGGGTCTCGAGCAAATCGCAGCAGGATACTCAGCATACGCCAAGACCGCAGTGGTCGACGTGCAGGATCTATTCAACGACATGTTTTCGGATCCCGAGGCGTACGGGTTCGATGAGGACTATGTTAATCCTCCGACTGCATGTCTCACGGGGGTTTATACGAGCGAGGGTGTTCCACGACATTTATGCAGTGATCCCGAGAAGCATATCTTTTTCGACTCGTATCACCCCGTTAAAGAGGTCCATGCTTTAGTAGCAAAGTTGTTCGTAAAGAGTATTGAAGGGTTCTcggcttga
- the TIM50 gene encoding mitochondrial inner membrane protein required for protein import (BUSCO:EOG09262QRH), protein MLSRVAQASRLGLMTARLSRPVASPSLRALPAAAPQFASPWLRTYAKKSSSQQNKDSKQKPPQAQNDAENVEKPAENDVDKAGQKSPEAPKEGEQIPFHKLPDLTQGIPSTLFEEMGGDKKKEQKELQEMEEAESSGGRERSEYVSTSERNRKWWTRFMLITAAAGGTLSVLYMGRNWEDTIEAERHSDIPNGPGPGLWWKRAKARLTESVTYYQEPAFEKLLPDPDPTFERPYTLCLSLDDLLVHSEWSREHGWRIAKRPGFDYFIRYLSQYYELVLFTSVPFATGEPIMRKLDPFRLILWPLYREATKFENGEIVKDLSYLNRDLKKVIIIDTNPKHVRNQPENAIILDPWKGDRNDKELVNLIPFLEYIHTMQYEDVRKVIKSFEGKHIPTEFARREAIARKEFQAKQLAHKQKHGSGVGALGNLLGLNPSNMSMMVSPEGEQNPAEAFAQGKMLQDVARERGQRNYMELEKQIRENGEKWLKEEAAMMEAAQKEAMNSMMGSFSGMFGGGAPPPEKKA, encoded by the exons ATGCTGTCCAGAGTAGCCCAGGCCTCGCGCTTGGGCTTGATGACAGCTCGTCTGTCACGGCCCGTCGCATCTCCCTCTCTCCGAGCTCTTCCCGCCGCTGCTCCTCAATTTGCCTCGCCATGGCTCCGAACATACGCCAAGAAATCCTCCTCTCAACAAAACAAAGATTCGAAACAGAAGCCTCCACAGGCGCAAAACGATGCTGAAAATGTCGAGAAGCCTGCGGAGAATGACGTCGACAAGGCTGGCCAGAAGTCACCCGAGGCTCCGAAGGAGGGGGAGCAAATACCTTTCCACAAGCTACCCGATCTGACACAGGGTATTCCTTCGACGCTGTTTGAGGAGATGGGTGGtgataagaagaaggagcagaaggaactgcaggagatggaggaggctgagTCGAGTGGTGGGCGTGAGCGATCGGAATATGTCTCTACTTCTGAGCGAAATCGCAAGTGGTGGACAAGATTCATGCTTATCACAGCTGCTGCCGGTGGTACTCTGAGCGTTCTTTACATGGGCCGAAACTGGGAAGACACCATCGAAGCTGAGCGTCACTCTGACATTCCCAACGGCCCTGGTCCTGGTCTGTGGTGGAAGCGTGCCAAGGCCCGTTTGACCGAGTCCGTCACTTACTACCAGGAGCCTGCATTCGAGAAGCTCCTCCCCGATCCCGATCCTACGTTCGAGCGCCCTTATACTCTCTGCCTGAGCTTGGACGACCTGCTTGTTCACAGCGAGTGGTCCCGTGAACATGGTTGGAGAATTGCAAAGCGACCTGGTTTCGACTACTTCATACGGTATCTTAGTCAGTACTATGAGCTGGTCCTCTTCACCTCTGTGCCTTTTGCTACTGGCGAGCCTATCATGAGGAAATTGGATCCTTTCCGATTAATCTTGTGGCCCCTCTACCGAGAGGCTAccaagtttgagaatggagagATCGTCAAG GACCTTTCATACCTCAACCGTGATCTGAAgaaggtcatcatcatcgacaccAACCCCAAGCACGTCCGCAATCAACCCGAGAACGCCATCATCCTTGACCCCTGGAAGGGCGACCGAAACGACAAGGAGCTAGTCAACCTCATTCCTTTCCTCGAGTACATCCACACTATGCAGTACGAAGACGTCCGTAAGGTCATTAAATCCTTCGAAGGCAAGCACATCCCCACGGAATTCGCTCGTCGTGAAGCCATCGCCCGCAAGGAGttccaagccaagcaacTCGCCCACAAGCAAAAGCACGGCTCTGGCGTCGGTGCCCTCGGTAACCTCCTTGGACTCAACCCTAGCAATATGAGCATGATGGTCTCCCCCGAAGGCGAGCAAAACCCCGCCGAGGCCTTTGCGCAGGGCAAGATGCTCCAAGACGTTGCCCGTGAGCGCGGCCAGCGCAACTACAtggagctcgagaagcagaTCCGCGAGAACGGCGAGAAGTGGCTCAAGGAAGAAGCcgccatgatggaggcgGCTCAGAAGGAAGCTATGAACAGCATGATGGGTTCGTTCAGTGGCATGTTCGGCGGCGGTGCACCACCTcctgagaagaaggcctAG
- a CDS encoding hypothetical protein (EggNog:ENOG41), producing MCFFIREKNIEARDENRWKYRHTNYIFRNAGGEYIERKGKGCLEAGKGPLYEFGPTRSHVIPHRNRPRDDHTASPNFKQVNWDGGGTGESLNRKESPLGTTTRDETNSPKPVFKKVDWNAKGHPERSVSPRGTTSRLSARPRDAPDLMPKA from the exons ATGTGTTTTTTCATCCGAGAAAAGAACATAGAAGCTCGCGACGAGAACAGATGGAAGTATCGTCATACCAATTATATTTTCAGAAACGCAGGGGGTGAATACATCGAGCGAAAGGGTAAGGGTTGCCTTGAAGCCGGCAAAGGTCCCCTCTACGAATTCGGACCCACGAGAAGCCATGTTATCCCGCATAGAAATAGGCCCAGGGACGACCACACCGCATCACCCAACTTCAAACAGGTCAACTGGGACGGCGGGGGGACCGGAGAAAGCCTGAACCGAAAGGAGTCTCCCCTGGGCACAACAACTCGTGACGAGACCAATAGCCCCAAGCCTGtcttcaagaaggttgactgGAACGCCAAGGGGCATCCCGAACGATCGGTATCTCCCCGAGGTACGACTTCTCGGCTT TCTGCGAGACCTCGCGACGCTCCGGATCTGATGCCCAAGGCCTGA
- a CDS encoding hypothetical protein (EggNog:ENOG41) produces the protein MSSLPQTYKACVLDKANASWTLSDVPLKHPSKGQILAKVLACGVCFSDVATGAGHMGDVFPRVPGHEIIGDVVEVGEGVENFKNGDRVGGPWHGGHDRTCRQCQRAQFQMCDNKAINGVSQDGGFAEYVLLRAEAVVRVPKELDPAEAAPLLCAGVTVFNGIRKLHVEQGNLVAIQGLGGLGHLAVQYANKMGYEVAVLSSGDDKADFAKQLGAHHYINTKKSDPAEELTKLGGAAIIVQTAPNPKAVAPLVNGLAAEGKLLSLAPVGPAEIDTVPLVLKGASVVGWPSGHALDSEEALRFSMIHGVKCMIEKYPLDKVQDAVESLQAGKPRFRNVLVMQ, from the coding sequence atgtcttctcttccccagacttACAAGGCTTGCGTCCTCGACAAAGCCAACGCATCATGGACTCTCAGTGACGTCCCCCTCAAACACCCCTCCAAAGGCCAAATCCTCGCCAAGGTCCTCGCCTGCGGCGTCTGCTTCTCTGACGTCGCCACTGGCGCTGGCCACATGGGCGATGTCTTCCCCCGTGTCCCAGGCCATGAGATCATTGGCGACGTGGTCGAAGTCGGCGAGGGCGTTGAGAACTTCAAGAACGGCGACCGCGTTGGTGGACCCTGGCACGGAGGCCATGACCGAACTTGCCGACAGTGCCAGCGCGCCCAATTCCAAATGTGCGATAACAAGGCAATTAACGGTGTCAGCCAGGATGGTGGGTTTGCCGAGTATGTGCTCTTGAGAGCGGAGGCTGTTGTTCGTGTCCCGAAGGAGTTGGATCCTGCTGAGgcagctcctcttctctgcGCTGGTGTCACTGTCTTTAATGGCATCCGAAAGTTGCATGTTGAGCAGGGAAACCTCGTTGCGATTCAGGGTCTCGGTGGTCTTGGTCATCTTGCTGTTCAATACGCCAACAAGATGGGCTATGAAGTCGCTGTTCTCTCATCAGGCGATGATAAGGCAGACTTTGCCAAGCAACTCGGTGCCCATCACTATATTAACACCAAGAAGAGCGACCCAGCTGAAGAACTTACCAAGCTTGGTGGTGCCGCCATCATTGTGCAAACAGCACCCAACCCCAAGGCTGTGGCACCACTCGTCAATGGTCTCGCTGCTGAGGGCAAGCTACTTAGTCTTGCGCCTGTTGGGCCAGCAGAGATTGATACGGTGCCGCTGGTCTTGAAGGGTGCGAGTGTTGTTGGTTGGCCTAGTGGTCATGCACTTGATAGCGAGGAGGCTCTTCGATTCTCCATGATTCACGGAGTGAAGTGCATGATTGAGAAGTATCCTTTGGATAAGGTACAGGATGCGGTAGAGAGTCTTCAAGCTGGAAAGCCTCGGTTCAGGAACGTCTTGGTTATGCAGTAG
- a CDS encoding hypothetical protein (EggNog:ENOG41), protein MAEPLPAALKIPEVSRFINRANQLRSIKPAIAYWCEYHAVNQIVGKSLHTTDDDTFEFTKTLIERLEATKTERADDDAIVDNAAGQAYVEQFAQQTFERAERTMRANKVTRQTADTFDAAATFFDLTREWGEPDPEVVKKIKFAKWNAARILKAIREGKDPNETNPNAPEPEPEVALDPSDPEVQLLSGAPRASVEDAPDAGEPPSVPTFTDAPPRIPDDPGYFPPQPEHQSQAPEPFVPSPLSQSPTPGLSGGPPPPPPVGLPPAVSPVPESPAQPATQIPPQPSPQIPTKLPSQFAPPPPEPFTPSAPPSWTTTPSAPHPAASNPPPVIRQAPAPQPPAPAPVQTTGFTTDQRDINQAQKHAKWAISALNFEDVPTAVQELRNALRMLGAQ, encoded by the exons ATGGCAGAACCTCTTCCAGCTGCGCTCAAAATCCCCGAAGTCAGTCGCTTCATCAATCGCGCAAATCAGCTGAGAAGCATCAAGCCCGCCATCGCATACTGGT GTGAATACCATGCTGTCAACCAAATCGTGGGAAAGAGCCTGCATACCACCGACGACGATACCTTTGAGTTCACAAAGACATTGATCGAGCGCCTCGAGGCTACAAAGACGGAAcgagctgatgatgatgcgatTGTCGATAACGCTGCGGGACAAGCTTATGTTGAGCAATTCGCTCAGCAGACGTTTGAACGAGCTGAGCGAACCATGCGCGCTAACAAGGTGACGAG ACAAACTGCCGATACATTCGACGCTGCTGCGACGTTTTTCGACCTCACTCGCGAATGGGGAGAGCCTGATCCCGAAGtcgtcaagaagatcaaattCGCCAAATGGAACGCTGCTCGAATCCTAAAGGCCATTCGTGAAGGAAAAGATCCCAACGAGACGAACCCCAATGcccctgagcctgagccggAAGTTGCTCTCGACCCCTCTGATCCTGAAGTCCAACTTTTATCCGGAGCTCCTCGCGCTTCGGTTGAGGATGCGCCAGACGCTGGAGAACCTCCTAGTGTTCCTACATTCACGGATGCGCCGCCTAGAATCCCAGATGATCCTGGATATTTCCCTCCTCAACCTGAACACCAGTCCCAAGCGCCGGAGCCATTCGTCCCATCGCCTTTGAGTCAGAGTCCTACGCCAGGTCTATCTGgtggtcctcctcctccgccaccCGTTGGTCTACCACCTGCTGTGTCTCCTGTGCCAGAGTCCCCAGCACAGCCTGCGACACAGATTCCTCCTCAACCATCACCTCAAATTCCCACCAAGCTTCCCTCACAATTTGCTCCTCCCCCGCCTGAGCCATTTACCCCTTCAGCACCTCCATCCTGGACAACGACTCCGAGCGCTCCTCATCCTGCTGCTTCAAACCCTCCACCTGTGATTCGCCAGGCCCCTGCTCCTCAGCCGCCAGCTCCAGCGCCTGTCCAGACGACTGGTTTCACAACAGATCAAAGGGATATTAACCAGGCGCAGAAGCACGCCAAGTGGGCTATATCCGCACTCAACTTTGAAGATGTGCCCACTGCAGTTCAAGAGCTACGCAATGCACTTCGAATGCTCGGTGCGCAGTAA
- a CDS encoding hypothetical protein (BUSCO:EOG0926407T), with product MPLDTSTYSLALLRVDGRRWNELRRLHAQIRTQDAADGSSYLEMGHTKVMCIVTGPSEQQVQRRGGQQAPRDTAAINVNVVVAGFSSVDRKKRGRNDKRIQEIETTIANAFSSNLHTHLFPHSSITISLHVLSQDGSLLAALLNATTLALIDAGIPMTDYIAACTAGSTSTYAAGDDTADPLLDLNNQEEQELPFLTVATQGDDDRVAVLVCESRVQVSRLEGMLVVGVDGCKQVKQFLDQVVKDKGAEMVREGAVEKNDAMGMDLDD from the exons ATGCCTCTCGACACATCAACATACTCATTAGCGCTTCTGCGCGTCGACGGCCGAAGATGGAACGAGCTCCGTCGTCTGCATGCGCAGATCAGAACTCAGGATGCTGCTGACGGTTCATCATATCTTGAAATGGGCCATACAAAAGTCATGTGCATCGTGACAGGTCCCTCAGAGCAGCAGGTTCAAAGACGTGGCGGACAGCAAGCTCCCCGTGACACGGCAGCTATCAACGTCAATGTTGTAGTAGCGGGCTTTTCGAGCGTGGAccggaagaagagagggcgCAATGACAA GCGCATACAAGAGATTGAAACGACGATTGCGAATGCGTTTTCTTCGAATTTACATACACACCTGTTTCCTCACTCTTCCATCACAATCTCTCTTCACGTTCTATCGCAAGACGGATCCCTCCTCGCCGCTCTTCTAAACGCAACGACTCTCGCCCTCATCGATGCTGGTATTCCAATGACAGATTACATTGCCGCCTGTACAGCTGGTTCAACATCGACATATGCCGCCGGCGACGACACAGCCGATCCTCTCCTAGATCTAAAcaaccaagaagagcaagaactACCATTCTTGACGGTCGCGACACAGGGTGATGACGATCGGGTGGCAGTACTCGTATGCGAGAGTCGTGTGCAAGTCAGCAGATTGGAGGGAATGTTGGTCGTTGGTGTGGATGGCTGTAAACAGGTGAAGCAGTTCTTGGATCAGGTTGTTAAGGATAAGGGTGCTGAGATGGTCAGGGAGGGTGCGGTGGAGAAGAACGATGCTATGGGGATGGATTTGGATGATTAG